A segment of the Leptolyngbya sp. NIES-3755 genome:
TCACACGGACATTAATCGTTTGGGAATCCAGCCCGATCGTCCAGTGTCGCTTGATCCAGGAATGACGATCGAGCAATTGGGAACGCCATCAGATAAGCAATATCAAGCCGCGATCGAGGAGCTATCCGAAAACTCTCTAGTTGCAGGAGCCAAGTGAATTTTGAGCGCGTCTATCACGATCCGTTACATGGAGCGATCGCGCTTAATTCTGGCGATCCAACTGAGTCACTTCTGATCCAATTAATCGATACGCCAGCCTTTCAAAGATTGCGGCGAATTCGACAGTTAGGACCTGCAAGTTTGACCTTTCATGGAGCAGAAGGATCGAGATTTACGCATTCGCTCGGTGTGATGGCGGTGGCGCGACGGGCATTCGATCGTATTGCACGAGACTATCCGCAATTGTTACCGCATCGAACGGTTTTACTATGTGCGGCATTGTTGCATGACATTGGACATGGCGCGTTTAGTCATACGGCTGAAGAGATTTTTGGTAGCGATCATGAGGTTTGGACGCGGCGAATTTTGCGAGAATCAAAGCCGATTCGGGAATTGCTCGATCGACATTCACCCGATTTGATTGAGCAGATTGAAGCGGTGTTTTTGAAGAAGCATCCAATTCCGCTAATTTCGCAGTTAGTTTCGAGCCAGTTAGATTGCGATCGACTCGATTATTTGATGCGCGATAGTTACTTTACGGGAGCTTCTTACGGACGAATTGATCTCGATCGTATTTTGATGGCGATGCGATACGATCCGGTGACTCAACAGTTAGTCGTAGCGCGTAAGGGAATGGCAGCGATCGAGCATTATTTGATCGTGCGTTTCTTTATGTATTCTCAAGTTTATAACCATCGTAAAAATGTAGCGGCAACTTGGGTTTTGTTAAAGATATTTCAGCAAGCAAAACAACAATTAGAACTTGGGGATTTGTATGCTGATCAAAATGTGAAAGCTTGGATCAATAACGAGATCGATTTGGGTCAGTATTTATCCACAGATGATGGAACATTCATCTATCATTTGCAGCAGTGGCAGAATCATGGAGATGAAGTTTTATCAGATTTGTCTCGGAGATTTCTCGATCGAGATTTGCTCAAGGCGTTAGACATATCTCATGTGTCGGAAAGCGATCGCAAAAAGCTACTCGAAAAAGTACAGCTTTGGACAGAACAACTCGGATTCGATCCAGAGATTTATTGTGGCTTGAGAATTGCTGTGAGTCGTGGATACACGCTATACGATCGGGGAATTAATATTCAAACCACGATCGGACTCCGAGAAATTGGAGAACTTTCAGCTATGGTGCAAACATTAACTCAGACCGTACAGCGTGTTTGGTTGATTTACCCTCGTGAAATTAAGACGAAACTACAGCATTTTTTCTAGAAACTGTTGGGCACGAGCGCATTTTGGGTTTCCAAAAAATTCGTTCGGTGGCGCGTCTTCTGCGAGTTTGCCTTGATCTAAGAAAAGAATGCGATCGGCAACTTCACGAGCAAATCCCATTTCATGAGTGACGATCGCCATTGTGATCCCGGTCTTTGCCAGAGCTTTCATCACTTCGAGCACTTCTTTCACGGTTTCGGGATCGAGTGCGGAAGTCGGTTCATCGAAAAGGATGACTTCGGGTTCCATTGCTAAAGCGCGAGCGATCGCAACTCGTTGTTTTTGTCCTCCAGAAAGGCGCGATGGGTAAGTATCGCACTTTTCACCCAGTCCAACTTTGGTTAATAAATCTCTGCCCTTTTCTTCAGCTTGAGCGTGACTCATTCCTTTCAATTTGATCGGCGCATACGTCACATTTTTCAGCGTCGTCATGTGTGGAAACAAATTGAAATGCTGAAACACCATGCCCAACTTTTCACGCACTTTGGCAATATTTGTTTTGGGTGCGGTGATATCCACATCATTGAAATAAACTCGTCCACGTGTCGGGCGTTCGAGCAAATTCATACAGCGGAGAAACGTTGACTTTCCAGACCCCGAAGGACCTAGAATTGCAACCACTTCACCGCGTCGAATTTCAGTCGAAATATCATCTAAAACTTTCAAACTTCCAAAAGATTTGGAGAGAAATTCTGTTCTGATTACAACATTAGTCACTGCGTCTTAACCTCTTTTCAAGAACGGATGCTAGAAGCGTCAATGCCATTACTAAAACGTAATAAAGGAAGCCAGCAAAAAGTAGCGGCTCAAAATAAATAAACTTATTTGCACCGACAATTTGAGCGCTCCGAAGAATCTCCACCACACCGATTGTTGAAACCAGCGATGAATCTTTTAACAGCGAAATCGTTTCATTGACCAACGCTGGCAAAATATTTTTCAACGCTTGCGGCAATACGACATCCCACATTAACAATGGATAAGGAACTCCTAAAGACATTGCTGCCTCAGTTTGTCCCTTATCGACTGCCTGAATCCCAGCGCGAATCGTTTCGGACATATACGCGGCGGAATTGAGACTGAACGTAAACACCCCTGCCTGTAATGCAGAAATATCATATCCAGTTAATTGTGGAGTTGCAAAATATACCAGCGATAACTGCAACAGTAATGGGGTTCCTCTGAAAATCGACGTATAGGCTAGAGCAAACCAGATCAGCGGCTTGATTCCAGAGATTTTGAATAGAGAAAGTACTGTTCCAAGTATCAGCCCGAAGAATACAGAAGCAAACGTGAATAATAAAGTTTGTGGAACACCACTGAGAATAAAAGGAATATCTGGAAAGATACGAGAGAAATCTAGATTCATATCTTTAGCAGATTAGTTGGTGGGAGATGGCGAAGGGGAAGCCGTGGGAGACGCTGCGGGAGAAGGAGACGCTGCGGGAGAAGCTGGAATGCTCGTAGAGAACCATTTTTCTGCTAATCGATTGAGTTCGCCGCTCGCTTTCATTTTGTCCAAAACTCCGTTGAATTCTGCAACACGGGGCGAACCTTTTGGAAATGCGATCGCGCTTCCCGATGGTCCCTCAGACGGAATGACGTTATATTCCAAATCCGCATTCGCCTGTGCAAATCCTTTGACCACCGTATCCTCGATAATCGCTGCGTCAATCCGTCTAGCCTTGATCTCCTGAATGATTTCCGGCACACGGTTCAAGGTTCTGATCTGAATCCCTTGTACCTTTTCTGCAATCTTCTTCAAATCGCCTTCCTGAATCGAACCCAGTTGAACCCCGACTCGTTTTCCAGCCAAGTTCTCGGCTTTGGTCAGATTGCTACCTTTGAGAGCCACGATCGTATTTTGTGCTTGATAGTAGATGCTAGAAAAATCGACGTTCTTTTTGCGCTCCTCGGTCGGAGTCATTCCCGCCATCACAAAATCGGCTCGATTCGCCTGAAGCGCTGGAATCAGACCATTAAAATCTGACTCCTGAATTCTCAATTGATAGCCCAATTCTTTCGCAATGTAGTTCGCGATATCAATGTCAAAGCCAACAATCTTGCGCTCACCTCCAGAGGTTTCATAGAATCCATAAGGTGGATAGTCGGGCGAGGTCAGCATTGTGAGTGTTTTGCTACCGCCAGCTTGATTGCCACCCGATTGACCCCCGCCACCGCCACAAGCAGCCGTCGTTGCAAGAGAGGCGAAACACAATCCGCCTAGAAGTACCTTTCGTCGCTTCATCTTGAAGTCCTCATGAACATAGAAATAGATTTAGGATAGCGGACGGAATTTTGGCAACTACCGCGATCGATAGATTTTAGAAAACGAACGTGGTACGAATCACACCAATCACCACATCAGGATTCCGATTGTCGTGGTTTGGAGCCGTGAGCCAAATGATCCCAGGTGTGATCGAAACATTGTCGGTGAATTGATAGCGGTAAAAGGCTTCGATGTGATAGCCAATATCTCGATCGCTGCGTTGTCCAGCCGGAAGCCCGATCGATTGCGCCAAAGTATCATTGCTCGTGCCCGTTAATCTCGGCTGCATCCCAAAGATAATTCCGCCCAAGTTCCCGGTCTTGCCCAAATCTGGAAACGCTAAGTTAATCGCATAGTTCCAAACACTTGCATCACCTTTTGTGCCATCTCCTAACGCACGAGCCGCTGTATATCCGAGCCATCCACCCAATTCAAATCGGGGTGAAATTCGATAGTTAAACTGGAACCCGTAGGAATTTCCAATTACTGGACCCGCTCCGATCACTTTCGCGGCATTGCTTCCAGCTAAAGTATCCACACCATTGACTACAGAATAGCTATTGACATAGAGCAAGCCGAATTTGAGCGCTCCAGATCCATAGACGAGTTGCCCCCAAGCACTATAGCCACCGTTGAAAATCCCAGATCTGCTATCTGTAAGATTCGGTCCACCGATCGTTGAATCTTCGCCGTAGTAACCGAAATCAAAGCTAATTGCAGGGGACACTCGGAAATTTGCAGCCAGTCCAGCCCGATTCCCGATCGGGAAATAAACCGGATTGATTTGCCCAAAGTTCGAGGGCGCACCAATCACTTGATCATTAAACGGCGTAATCGGATCAGTCACGATACTAGGGTCGATCGTGTTCGCATCCAGATAAACCGTTAACTGTTGCCCCACGGGGAACCGATACTGCAAGCGATTCAGCGTAATTTCACCATTCTGCGAAACGCTGGTTGCTAGAAATCTCGATTCATCGGTTCCGCCTGCTAACCCCACCGGAAAATTAGTAGCAGTATCGAGCCGTCGCAAGTTGGTCGATTGTAGTCGAACTCTAAGGCGGTCTTCACCCGAAAAGCTCGTGTCAAAATCGAACCGCAATCGATAACCAAAATTCGTATTGTTTGCATCACTCGCATTACGCCCAAACGCATCAGCCAAGTAAGTAACCAACTCAACTCCGAGCTTTGTGGTCGTTGAAAACTGCTGTCTCTCTAAAGTGGTCGTTCGAGCTTCTAAGGCATCCACTCGACCTCGAAGCGTTGCGAGTTCCACTGCGAATTGTTCTTGAAGCTTTTGCAGCGTTGTTAGGTCTTCTTTTTTCACTAAATCTGCGGTGGAAGCTGCGATCAGTTCATTCACTCGATCGAGACAAGCATTCAATCCCGCTGCAAATTCAAACCGCGTTAAGGCACGATTTCCTCGATAGGTCCGATCAGGATAACCCGCGATACAGCCATACCGCTCAACCAAAGATTGCAGAGCTTGAAATGCCCAATCGGTTGGACGAACATCAGTTAATTGTGAAACTGAAGTGACTTGTTCGAGCGCTGAATCAGAAGGCTCGATCGTAGAAAGTTCTAATGAATCAGTTGCAAATGCGCTGGAACTGAAAACTGATGTACAAAGCGCGATCGTGC
Coding sequences within it:
- a CDS encoding carbohydrate-selective porin OprB (similar to AA sequence:cyanobase_aa:LBDG_40860), with the translated sequence MVNKLGKSAIAASTIALCTSVFSSSAFATDSLELSTIEPSDSALEQVTSVSQLTDVRPTDWAFQALQSLVERYGCIAGYPDRTYRGNRALTRFEFAAGLNACLDRVNELIAASTADLVKKEDLTTLQKLQEQFAVELATLRGRVDALEARTTTLERQQFSTTTKLGVELVTYLADAFGRNASDANNTNFGYRLRFDFDTSFSGEDRLRVRLQSTNLRRLDTATNFPVGLAGGTDESRFLATSVSQNGEITLNRLQYRFPVGQQLTVYLDANTIDPSIVTDPITPFNDQVIGAPSNFGQINPVYFPIGNRAGLAANFRVSPAISFDFGYYGEDSTIGGPNLTDSRSGIFNGGYSAWGQLVYGSGALKFGLLYVNSYSVVNGVDTLAGSNAAKVIGAGPVIGNSYGFQFNYRISPRFELGGWLGYTAARALGDGTKGDASVWNYAINLAFPDLGKTGNLGGIIFGMQPRLTGTSNDTLAQSIGLPAGQRSDRDIGYHIEAFYRYQFTDNVSITPGIIWLTAPNHDNRNPDVVIGVIRTTFVF
- a CDS encoding polar amino acid ABC transporter, inner membrane subunit (similar to AA sequence:cyanobase_aa:Npun_F6325), producing MNLDFSRIFPDIPFILSGVPQTLLFTFASVFFGLILGTVLSLFKISGIKPLIWFALAYTSIFRGTPLLLQLSLVYFATPQLTGYDISALQAGVFTFSLNSAAYMSETIRAGIQAVDKGQTEAAMSLGVPYPLLMWDVVLPQALKNILPALVNETISLLKDSSLVSTIGVVEILRSAQIVGANKFIYFEPLLFAGFLYYVLVMALTLLASVLEKRLRRSD
- a CDS encoding polar amino acid ABC transporter, inner membrane subunit (similar to AA sequence:cyanobase_aa:Npun_F6325), with product MKRRKVLLGGLCFASLATTAACGGGGGQSGGNQAGGSKTLTMLTSPDYPPYGFYETSGGERKIVGFDIDIANYIAKELGYQLRIQESDFNGLIPALQANRADFVMAGMTPTEERKKNVDFSSIYYQAQNTIVALKGSNLTKAENLAGKRVGVQLGSIQEGDLKKIAEKVQGIQIRTLNRVPEIIQEIKARRIDAAIIEDTVVKGFAQANADLEYNVIPSEGPSGSAIAFPKGSPRVAEFNGVLDKMKASGELNRLAEKWFSTSIPASPAASPSPAASPTASPSPSPTN
- a CDS encoding ABC transporter related (similar to AA sequence:cyanobase_aa:Npun_F6326), with amino-acid sequence MTNVVIRTEFLSKSFGSLKVLDDISTEIRRGEVVAILGPSGSGKSTFLRCMNLLERPTRGRVYFNDVDITAPKTNIAKVREKLGMVFQHFNLFPHMTTLKNVTYAPIKLKGMSHAQAEEKGRDLLTKVGLGEKCDTYPSRLSGGQKQRVAIARALAMEPEVILFDEPTSALDPETVKEVLEVMKALAKTGITMAIVTHEMGFAREVADRILFLDQGKLAEDAPPNEFFGNPKCARAQQFLEKML
- a CDS encoding metal dependent phosphohydrolase (similar to AA sequence:cyanobase_aa:LBDG_35980), with the protein product MNFERVYHDPLHGAIALNSGDPTESLLIQLIDTPAFQRLRRIRQLGPASLTFHGAEGSRFTHSLGVMAVARRAFDRIARDYPQLLPHRTVLLCAALLHDIGHGAFSHTAEEIFGSDHEVWTRRILRESKPIRELLDRHSPDLIEQIEAVFLKKHPIPLISQLVSSQLDCDRLDYLMRDSYFTGASYGRIDLDRILMAMRYDPVTQQLVVARKGMAAIEHYLIVRFFMYSQVYNHRKNVAATWVLLKIFQQAKQQLELGDLYADQNVKAWINNEIDLGQYLSTDDGTFIYHLQQWQNHGDEVLSDLSRRFLDRDLLKALDISHVSESDRKKLLEKVQLWTEQLGFDPEIYCGLRIAVSRGYTLYDRGINIQTTIGLREIGELSAMVQTLTQTVQRVWLIYPREIKTKLQHFF